A genomic region of Microlunatus sagamiharensis contains the following coding sequences:
- a CDS encoding alpha/beta hydrolase: MALTSHSLLVLALVLAGLAPLALALGWRGRPRGRVLGTLSRFLGVLLCQAVAGSALFFAVNDQYSFYSSWDDLLGRSAPTPGIRTAGLVAQGQGTLKVLSVAGGPTNEGDHQVLAWLPPGYDPASPTRYPVMMFLPGQPSDPVTTFSHFDFAATASREVREGRVAPFIAVFPPLMTDPPRDTECTDVPGGPQAETWLDHDVYDAVDRDLPTDGKPWTEIGWSTGAFCAAKLVLGHPRQYAAAVGLGGYYTPLTDRTTGNLFGNRPKVREENSPAWLYAHAGGMRGRRLLVVTGAQDKDSYPMTEAFLRLVGHDPGVSSVVFPTGGHNYRNYAAYLPSSLEWLFRHHG, from the coding sequence ATGGCTCTGACCAGCCACTCGCTGCTCGTGCTGGCGCTCGTGCTGGCCGGGCTCGCGCCGCTGGCGCTGGCGCTGGGCTGGCGGGGACGTCCTCGCGGCCGGGTGCTCGGCACGCTGTCGCGGTTCCTCGGGGTGCTGCTGTGCCAGGCCGTGGCGGGGTCGGCCCTGTTCTTCGCGGTCAACGACCAGTACAGCTTCTACAGCTCCTGGGACGACCTGCTCGGCCGCTCCGCGCCCACGCCCGGCATCCGCACCGCGGGTCTGGTCGCGCAGGGCCAGGGCACGCTCAAGGTGCTGTCGGTGGCGGGCGGCCCGACCAACGAGGGCGACCACCAGGTGCTCGCCTGGCTGCCGCCGGGCTACGACCCGGCCTCCCCGACGCGCTACCCGGTGATGATGTTCCTGCCCGGCCAGCCCTCCGACCCGGTGACCACCTTCAGCCACTTCGACTTCGCCGCGACCGCCAGCCGAGAGGTCCGCGAGGGCCGGGTCGCCCCGTTCATCGCGGTCTTCCCGCCGCTGATGACCGACCCGCCGCGCGACACCGAGTGCACCGACGTCCCCGGCGGGCCGCAGGCCGAGACCTGGCTCGACCACGACGTGTACGACGCCGTGGACCGCGACCTGCCGACCGACGGCAAGCCGTGGACGGAGATCGGCTGGAGCACGGGGGCGTTCTGCGCGGCCAAGCTCGTGCTCGGCCACCCGCGGCAGTACGCCGCCGCGGTCGGGCTGGGCGGCTACTACACCCCGCTCACCGACCGCACGACCGGCAACCTCTTCGGCAACCGGCCCAAGGTGCGCGAGGAGAACTCGCCCGCCTGGCTGTACGCCCACGCGGGCGGGATGAGGGGCCGGCGGCTGCTGGTGGTCACCGGGGCGCAGGACAAGGACTCGTACCCGATGACGGAGGCCTTCCTCCGCCTCGTCGGCCACGACCCCGGCGTCTCGTCGGTGGTCTTCCCGACCGGCGGGCACAACTACCGCAACTACGCGGCCTACCTGCCGAGCAGCCTGGAGTGGCTCTTCCGCCACCACGGCTGA
- the secE gene encoding preprotein translocase subunit SecE, whose amino-acid sequence MADKDEAVPSGPSSDDADLPAELAEPDPSGSERVASDDLEPAELETAGVGAAGAGASSSLTRKSGPTPKGTPTAKRDAAPEERRTTPAAFVRQSVGELRKVVYPTGQQLGNYFLVVLVFVLFIIAYVSLLDLGIGKLVFAIFS is encoded by the coding sequence GTGGCAGACAAGGACGAGGCGGTGCCCTCGGGCCCGTCGTCGGACGACGCCGACCTCCCGGCCGAGCTCGCCGAGCCCGACCCGTCGGGCTCCGAGCGGGTCGCGTCCGACGACCTCGAGCCCGCCGAGCTCGAGACCGCCGGTGTGGGTGCGGCGGGCGCAGGCGCGTCCTCCTCGCTGACCCGCAAGTCCGGCCCGACGCCGAAGGGCACGCCGACCGCCAAGCGGGACGCGGCCCCGGAGGAGCGGCGGACCACCCCCGCGGCCTTCGTCCGGCAGTCCGTCGGCGAGCTGCGCAAGGTCGTCTACCCGACCGGTCAGCAGCTCGGCAACTACTTCCTGGTCGTGCTGGTCTTCGTGCTCTTCATCATCGCGTACGTGAGCCTGCTCGACCTGGGCATCGGCAAGCTGGTCTTCGCGATCTTCAGCTGA
- the rplK gene encoding 50S ribosomal protein L11: MPPKKKVAALVKVALNAGSATPAPPVGTALGPHGVNIMEFVKAYNAATEAQRGTVIPVEITIYEDRSFTFITKTPPAAELIKKAAGIAKGSGVPQTDKVGKLTREQVREIANTKLPDLNANDVDAAMKIVEGTARSMGVTVAE; encoded by the coding sequence ATGCCTCCCAAGAAGAAGGTCGCCGCGCTCGTCAAGGTCGCGCTGAACGCCGGTTCCGCGACCCCCGCGCCGCCCGTCGGTACGGCCCTCGGCCCGCACGGCGTCAACATCATGGAGTTCGTCAAGGCGTACAACGCCGCGACGGAAGCCCAGCGTGGCACCGTGATCCCGGTCGAGATCACGATCTACGAGGACCGCTCGTTCACGTTCATCACCAAGACCCCGCCGGCCGCGGAGCTCATCAAGAAGGCCGCCGGGATCGCCAAGGGCTCGGGCGTGCCGCAGACCGACAAGGTCGGCAAGCTCACCCGTGAGCAGGTCCGCGAGATCGCGAACACCAAGCTCCCGGACCTGAACGCGAACGACGTCGACGCCGCCATGAAGATCGTCGAGGGCACCGCCCGCTCGATGGGCGTCACCGTCGCTGAGTAG
- a CDS encoding long-chain-fatty-acid--CoA ligase encodes MTASSSTVPPSPSEEARTNLAHWVRERAQSHPDAVAVRQGATTLTYAGLDRASAAFAARLRDLGVGPSDRVALVAPNVLAFPVAYYAILRCGGVVVPMNPLLKAGEVAYTLRDAGARVAVVFALFAEQVGAAGVETGTEVVVVAPGEIEAAPPADADVDLEVVDRAPEDVAVILYTSGTTGRPKGAELSFANLRSNVLACVETLFLNGPDDVLFGGLPLFHSFGQTCALNTAVAGGSCLTLLPRFDPREALEVVTRDRVTVFLGVPTMYMALLGVDAKDAYDTSTVRLGVSGGSSLPVEVLHGVEEAFGLKVLEGYGLSETSPVASFNHPDRPRKAGSVGLPIRGVEMALARPPQEDEEPGAESGVELLDPADTDAVGEVVVRGENIMLGYRGNPDATRAAVREGWFHTGDLARRDADGYYFIVDRVKDLIIRNGFNVYPREVEEVLYAHPAVAEAAVVGLPDPVHGEEVGALVQLKEGAQVGEDELRDFVAEQVAAFKYPRVIRFGPVPKGPTGKVLKREIHLER; translated from the coding sequence GTGACAGCGTCGTCGAGCACCGTCCCGCCGAGCCCCTCCGAGGAGGCGCGGACGAACCTCGCGCACTGGGTGCGCGAGCGGGCGCAGAGCCACCCCGACGCCGTCGCCGTGCGCCAGGGAGCCACGACGCTCACCTACGCGGGGCTCGACCGGGCCTCGGCGGCCTTCGCCGCACGGCTGCGCGACCTGGGCGTCGGACCGAGCGACCGGGTGGCGCTCGTCGCCCCCAACGTGCTGGCCTTCCCCGTCGCCTACTACGCGATCCTGCGCTGCGGCGGCGTCGTGGTCCCGATGAACCCGCTGCTCAAGGCCGGCGAGGTCGCGTACACGCTGCGCGACGCCGGGGCGCGGGTGGCCGTCGTCTTCGCCCTCTTCGCCGAGCAGGTCGGGGCGGCTGGGGTCGAGACGGGCACCGAGGTGGTCGTGGTCGCCCCCGGCGAGATCGAGGCCGCTCCCCCGGCCGACGCCGACGTGGACCTCGAGGTCGTCGACCGGGCGCCGGAGGACGTCGCCGTCATCCTCTACACCTCGGGCACGACCGGACGCCCCAAGGGCGCCGAGCTGAGCTTCGCCAACCTGCGCAGCAACGTGCTCGCCTGCGTCGAGACGCTCTTCCTCAACGGGCCCGACGACGTGCTCTTCGGCGGGCTCCCGCTCTTCCACTCCTTCGGCCAGACCTGCGCCCTGAACACCGCGGTCGCGGGCGGCTCCTGCCTCACGCTGCTCCCCCGCTTCGACCCGCGCGAGGCGCTCGAGGTCGTGACGCGCGACCGCGTCACCGTCTTCCTCGGCGTCCCGACCATGTACATGGCGCTGCTCGGGGTGGATGCCAAGGACGCGTACGACACCAGCACCGTACGGCTGGGGGTCTCTGGCGGCTCGTCGCTGCCCGTCGAGGTGCTGCACGGGGTCGAGGAGGCCTTCGGGCTGAAGGTGCTCGAGGGCTACGGGCTGTCGGAGACCTCGCCGGTCGCCTCGTTCAACCACCCCGACCGGCCGCGCAAGGCGGGTTCGGTGGGCTTGCCGATCCGCGGGGTCGAGATGGCCCTGGCCCGCCCGCCCCAGGAGGACGAGGAGCCCGGCGCGGAGAGCGGCGTCGAGCTGCTCGACCCGGCCGACACCGACGCGGTCGGCGAGGTCGTCGTCCGCGGGGAGAACATCATGCTCGGATACCGCGGCAACCCGGACGCGACGCGGGCGGCGGTCCGCGAGGGCTGGTTCCACACCGGCGACCTCGCCCGGCGCGACGCCGACGGCTACTACTTCATCGTCGACCGGGTCAAGGACCTGATCATCCGCAACGGGTTCAACGTCTACCCCCGCGAGGTCGAGGAGGTGCTGTACGCGCACCCGGCCGTGGCCGAGGCCGCCGTCGTCGGCCTGCCCGACCCGGTCCACGGCGAGGAGGTCGGCGCGCTCGTCCAGCTCAAGGAGGGCGCCCAGGTCGGCGAGGACGAGCTGCGCGACTTCGTCGCCGAGCAGGTCGCCGCCTTCAAGTACCCGCGGGTGATCCGCTTCGGGCCGGTGCCCAAGGGCCCGACCGGCAAGGTCCTCAAGCGCGAGATCCACCTCGAGCGCTAG
- a CDS encoding phosphatase PAP2 family protein, giving the protein MRHSPLLPARHGRPTTGAGPPPSAAAPPAPAVDPRAAVRGVARAGTVLAAGALALFAVVATAVLASGGHDRLDVVVRRNLLHHDLLRDDGPATGLAHLAGGLASPVLVAAATVAAVVALWRGARRPVLGAGLLAVAVSTTALVQLLALALSGVRPSTTVLLGLPVFDGSFPSVRTAAAVALWGGLAVTGVLLVRRRAGRVLCVVAGLLLSGLVAWGQLDRAHAWPTDVLAGWLLGAAAVGVAAALLATWPVLPDPVLPADADTPPGRATGDGGTTLGR; this is encoded by the coding sequence GTGCGCCACTCGCCGCTCCTGCCGGCCCGGCACGGCCGCCCGACCACCGGTGCCGGACCCCCGCCGTCCGCCGCGGCACCTCCCGCTCCGGCGGTGGACCCGCGCGCCGCCGTACGCGGGGTGGCGCGGGCGGGCACGGTGCTCGCGGCCGGCGCGCTCGCCCTCTTCGCCGTCGTCGCCACCGCCGTGCTGGCGAGCGGCGGGCACGACCGGCTCGACGTCGTGGTGCGGCGGAACCTGCTGCACCACGACCTGCTCCGTGACGACGGACCCGCGACCGGCCTCGCCCACCTCGCGGGCGGTCTGGCCTCCCCGGTGCTCGTGGCCGCGGCGACGGTCGCGGCCGTGGTCGCCCTGTGGCGCGGCGCGCGGCGCCCGGTGCTCGGCGCGGGGCTGCTCGCCGTCGCGGTCTCCACCACCGCGCTGGTCCAGCTCCTCGCGCTGGCCCTCTCCGGCGTACGGCCCTCGACCACCGTCCTCCTGGGCCTCCCCGTCTTCGACGGCTCCTTCCCCTCCGTCCGGACCGCCGCGGCGGTCGCGCTGTGGGGCGGCCTGGCCGTGACGGGCGTGCTCCTCGTCCGCCGCCGGGCCGGCCGGGTGCTGTGCGTCGTGGCCGGCCTGCTGCTGAGCGGCCTCGTGGCCTGGGGCCAGCTCGACCGCGCGCACGCGTGGCCCACCGACGTCCTGGCCGGCTGGCTGCTCGGCGCCGCCGCCGTCGGGGTCGCCGCGGCGCTGCTCGCGACCTGGCCCGTCCTGCCCGACCCCGTCCTGCCCGCGGACGCCGACACGCCGCCTGGACGCGCCACCGGCGACGGCGGCACCACACTGGGGCGGTGA
- a CDS encoding GNAT family N-acetyltransferase, translating to MTAQHSAAPFGPTATVREGRSADVETVVAMVRELAEYERAADQARITPEQLHRALFEGAAPDGHAAAYLLVAEVPGEDTAPTTVGFALWFLNFSTWEGVHGIYLEDLYVRPAHRGSGAGRALLTALARTATERGYARVDWSVLTWNEPAIGFYRRIGAIPLEEWRTYRLTGSALASLAR from the coding sequence ATGACCGCCCAGCACTCCGCCGCCCCCTTCGGACCGACCGCCACCGTCCGTGAGGGACGCTCCGCCGACGTCGAGACCGTCGTGGCGATGGTCCGTGAGCTCGCCGAGTACGAGCGGGCGGCCGACCAGGCCCGCATCACCCCGGAGCAGCTGCACCGGGCGCTCTTCGAGGGCGCCGCGCCCGACGGGCACGCGGCGGCGTACCTGCTGGTCGCCGAGGTGCCGGGCGAGGACACCGCACCGACCACGGTCGGCTTCGCCCTGTGGTTCCTGAACTTCTCCACCTGGGAGGGCGTGCACGGGATCTACCTCGAGGACCTGTACGTGCGCCCGGCCCACCGCGGCAGCGGGGCCGGGCGCGCGCTCCTCACCGCGCTCGCCCGCACCGCCACCGAGCGCGGCTACGCCCGGGTCGACTGGTCGGTCCTCACCTGGAACGAGCCGGCGATCGGCTTCTACCGCCGCATCGGCGCCATCCCGCTCGAGGAGTGGCGCACCTACCGGCTGACGGGCTCGGCGCTGGCGTCGCTGGCCCGCTGA
- a CDS encoding aminotransferase class I/II-fold pyridoxal phosphate-dependent enzyme, whose translation MRLSELSRDELVALRTESQTAYDALLERGLKLDLTRGKPSAAQLDLSNELLELPGAGRYTDAAGVDCRNYGGTQGLTEVREIFAPLLGVPAAQLVAGDNASLSIMHDALVFSLLKGTTDGPRWVDQPVKFLCPVPGYDRHFALCEAYGIEMVPVDLGPHGPDLDQVRALVADDPSVKGMWVVPTYANPDGAVYSEEVTRALVEMETAAPDFRIFWDNAYAVHHLTEDERPAIDVLGLAEAAGHPDRVFVFASSSKITFAGAGVSFFGSSPANVAWYLGHLAVRTIGPDKLNHLRHALYLRDAEGVRRLMRAHREILRPKFDQVAEILTRRLGEHELASWTDPEGGYFISLDVPDGTASRVVALAKQAGIAMTAAGAAFPYGRDPRDRNIRIAPSMPAPADVAAAIDGLATCVLLAAAEQRLGE comes from the coding sequence ATGCGCCTGTCCGAGCTGTCCCGAGACGAGCTGGTCGCCCTCCGCACCGAGTCGCAGACGGCGTACGACGCCCTCCTCGAGCGCGGCCTCAAGCTCGACCTCACGCGCGGCAAGCCCTCGGCGGCGCAGCTGGACCTGTCGAACGAGCTGCTCGAGCTGCCGGGCGCCGGGCGCTACACCGACGCCGCCGGCGTCGACTGCCGCAACTACGGCGGCACGCAGGGCCTCACCGAGGTCCGCGAGATCTTCGCGCCGCTGCTGGGCGTCCCGGCCGCGCAGCTCGTGGCGGGCGACAACGCGAGCCTGTCGATCATGCACGACGCGCTCGTCTTCAGCCTCCTGAAGGGCACCACCGACGGGCCCCGCTGGGTCGACCAGCCGGTCAAGTTCCTGTGCCCGGTGCCGGGGTACGACCGGCACTTCGCGCTGTGCGAGGCGTACGGCATCGAGATGGTCCCGGTCGACCTCGGGCCGCACGGGCCCGACCTCGACCAGGTCCGCGCCCTCGTCGCCGACGACCCGAGCGTCAAGGGGATGTGGGTCGTGCCGACCTACGCCAACCCCGACGGCGCGGTCTACTCCGAGGAGGTCACCCGCGCGCTCGTCGAGATGGAGACCGCGGCCCCGGACTTCCGGATCTTCTGGGACAACGCCTACGCCGTCCACCACCTCACCGAGGACGAGCGCCCGGCGATCGACGTGCTCGGGCTCGCCGAGGCGGCGGGGCACCCGGACCGCGTCTTCGTCTTCGCCTCGAGCTCCAAGATCACCTTCGCCGGGGCGGGTGTCTCGTTCTTCGGCAGCAGCCCGGCCAACGTCGCCTGGTACCTCGGCCACCTCGCCGTGCGGACCATCGGCCCCGACAAGCTCAACCACCTGCGCCACGCGCTCTACCTGCGCGACGCCGAGGGCGTGCGCCGCCTGATGCGCGCGCACCGCGAGATCCTGCGGCCCAAGTTCGACCAGGTCGCCGAGATCCTCACCAGGCGCCTCGGCGAGCACGAGCTGGCCTCGTGGACCGACCCCGAGGGCGGCTACTTCATCAGCCTCGACGTGCCCGACGGCACCGCCTCGCGCGTCGTGGCCCTGGCCAAGCAGGCCGGCATCGCCATGACCGCCGCCGGCGCCGCCTTCCCGTACGGCCGCGACCCCCGCGACCGCAACATCCGCATCGCCCCGTCGATGCCGGCCCCCGCCGACGTCGCCGCCGCGATCGACGGCCTGGCCACCTGCGTGCTCCTCGCCGCCGCCGAGCAGCGGTTGGGGGAGTAG
- the nusG gene encoding transcription termination/antitermination protein NusG: MPDTFDDDTRPEAGSTEGSALNSDAAPESDTDFDIDFGPTTSSSSTEDDVDIDLDFGGPTSTEEAESDGDIDLDFGAKPEAEDDEDGSDDEGQDAGAAALETFRTELRSKFGDWYVVHTYSGMENRVQQNLENRVTSLNMEDYIFEIVVPTEEVTEIRNGQRKQVRRTVLPGYVLVRMDLTDESWSTVRHTPSVTGFVGHSNSPVPLSLDEVEKMLAPSVVAAANAASDAPTKRKKKVEVADFAVGDSVMVVDGPFAGVHATITEINVNNQRLKALVEILGRETPVDLTFPQIQKI, translated from the coding sequence GTGCCCGACACCTTCGACGACGACACACGCCCTGAGGCGGGGTCGACGGAAGGCTCTGCCCTGAACAGCGACGCCGCTCCGGAGAGCGACACCGACTTCGACATCGACTTCGGCCCCACCACCTCCTCCTCGAGCACCGAGGACGACGTCGACATCGACCTCGACTTCGGCGGCCCCACGAGCACGGAGGAGGCGGAGTCCGACGGCGACATCGACCTCGACTTCGGTGCCAAGCCGGAGGCCGAGGACGACGAGGACGGGTCCGACGACGAGGGGCAGGACGCTGGCGCGGCCGCGCTCGAGACCTTCCGCACGGAGCTGCGCTCCAAGTTCGGTGACTGGTACGTCGTGCACACGTACTCCGGCATGGAGAACCGCGTGCAGCAGAACCTCGAGAACCGCGTGACCTCCCTGAACATGGAGGACTACATCTTCGAGATCGTGGTCCCCACCGAAGAGGTCACCGAGATCCGCAACGGCCAGCGCAAGCAGGTCCGTCGCACCGTGCTCCCCGGCTACGTGCTGGTGCGGATGGACCTGACCGACGAGTCCTGGTCGACCGTGCGTCACACGCCGTCGGTCACCGGCTTCGTGGGTCACTCCAACTCGCCCGTGCCGCTGAGCCTGGACGAGGTCGAGAAGATGCTGGCCCCGTCCGTCGTCGCGGCCGCGAACGCCGCCTCCGACGCCCCGACCAAGCGCAAGAAGAAGGTCGAGGTCGCCGACTTCGCGGTCGGGGACTCCGTGATGGTCGTGGACGGTCCGTTCGCGGGTGTGCACGCCACCATCACCGAGATCAACGTCAACAACCAGCGTCTCAAGGCCCTGGTCGAGATCCTCGGTCGCGAGACCCCGGTCGACCTGACCTTCCCGCAGATCCAGAAGATCTAG
- a CDS encoding MFS transporter — protein MAGTVRLGTAQGRWVLAATIAGSGMAFLDATVVNVALARIGQDFDAGFTALQWITNAYTLTLAALILLGGVLGDRLGRRRVFLLGVVWFAVASALCAAGPSAGFLIGARALQGVGAALLTPGSLAILSSAFVPADQPRAVGMWAGLSGLSGAVGPFLGGWLVALDWRLVFLVNLPVAAVVLLGTVRHVPESRDSLDATGRLDLLGTLAVVVSLSGLTWSLTEAGSRGWTAPVVAAGVVGVVAGALFVVVEDRSAHPLVPLRIFRDRVFSATNVATFFIYGGLGVYGFLVVLQLQVVAGWSPIAAGTAMLPATVLMLLLSSRTGALAVRTGPRVLMGAGSLLAAASFALAARIGPDARWVTDLAPSAVLLGLGLSLAVAPLTATVLAAAPEQLSGAASGVNNAVARTAGLLAVAVIPAVAGLSTASTEDPAALERGFPTAMLAGAVALLVGAGVSWFGLGRGARVQRASDASAEPVSR, from the coding sequence GTGGCCGGGACCGTACGGCTGGGGACGGCCCAGGGCCGGTGGGTGCTGGCGGCGACGATCGCCGGCTCGGGGATGGCCTTCCTGGACGCCACGGTGGTCAACGTCGCGCTGGCCCGCATCGGGCAGGACTTCGACGCCGGCTTCACCGCGCTGCAGTGGATCACCAACGCCTACACGCTCACCCTCGCGGCGCTGATCCTCCTCGGCGGCGTGCTGGGCGACCGGCTCGGGCGGCGCCGCGTCTTCCTGCTCGGCGTCGTGTGGTTCGCGGTGGCGTCGGCGCTGTGCGCGGCCGGCCCGTCGGCGGGCTTCCTCATCGGTGCGCGCGCCCTGCAGGGCGTGGGCGCCGCGCTCCTGACGCCGGGCAGCCTCGCAATCCTCTCCTCGGCCTTCGTGCCCGCCGACCAGCCGCGGGCCGTGGGCATGTGGGCGGGCCTCAGCGGGCTCTCCGGTGCGGTCGGGCCGTTCCTGGGCGGTTGGCTGGTCGCGCTGGACTGGCGCCTGGTCTTCCTGGTCAACCTGCCGGTCGCCGCGGTCGTGCTGCTGGGCACCGTGCGCCACGTGCCCGAGTCGCGCGACAGCCTCGACGCGACCGGGCGGCTCGACCTGCTCGGCACGCTCGCGGTGGTCGTCAGCCTCTCCGGGCTGACCTGGTCGCTCACCGAGGCGGGCAGCCGCGGCTGGACCGCGCCGGTCGTCGCGGCCGGGGTCGTCGGCGTCGTGGCCGGTGCGCTCTTCGTCGTCGTCGAGGACCGCAGCGCCCACCCCCTGGTCCCGCTGCGGATCTTCCGCGACCGGGTCTTCAGCGCGACGAACGTCGCCACCTTCTTCATCTACGGCGGCCTGGGCGTCTACGGCTTCCTGGTCGTGCTGCAGCTGCAGGTCGTGGCCGGCTGGTCGCCGATCGCCGCCGGCACCGCGATGCTGCCGGCCACCGTACTGATGCTGCTGCTGTCCTCGCGGACGGGGGCGCTCGCGGTGAGGACGGGCCCCCGGGTCCTCATGGGCGCAGGCAGCCTGCTCGCCGCGGCGTCCTTCGCCCTGGCCGCGCGGATCGGGCCGGACGCGCGCTGGGTCACCGACCTCGCGCCGTCGGCGGTGCTGCTCGGGCTCGGGCTGTCGCTCGCGGTCGCCCCGCTGACCGCGACCGTCCTCGCCGCCGCGCCCGAGCAGCTGTCGGGGGCGGCCTCGGGGGTGAACAACGCGGTCGCGCGGACGGCGGGCCTGCTGGCCGTCGCCGTGATCCCGGCCGTGGCGGGCCTGTCGACCGCGAGCACCGAGGACCCCGCCGCGCTGGAGCGCGGCTTCCCGACCGCGATGCTCGCAGGCGCCGTCGCGCTGCTCGTGGGTGCCGGCGTCAGCTGGTTCGGTCTCGGTCGCGGCGCGCGGGTTCAGCGGGCCAGCGACGCCAGCGCCGAGCCCGTCAGCCGGTAG
- a CDS encoding sensor histidine kinase, with product MSGTTSTPAAEEVPDEGARRGLLRVWGPARWGLRRRSVVTAVVVVGVALLAGSAVLLVLLQAALVSTVRTEVTNRSSDIAALVRSDGLRAATLAVERGGRRGAVTQLVGAEGQVLATSDPRAAAAPVSSLRPTDDRTVIGALPDLPLLDDDDDHLVAVRRVVSDGQPYWVLVAAPVQVQADTVRTVALFLLLAVPLLLLLVGLAVRFLVGRSLQSVEQIRRRVAAVDAQHLQARVPVPPTGDEVALLAQTMNAMLERLQVSDEALRAFLSDAGHELRSPLATLVAALDLAADDRGTVDRLELGPVLRSEVQRLQGLVEDLLTLAKADARTLLPTLRDVDLDDVLEGEVRRLRALGGVSVRADLPPAQVPGDAGRLSQVFRNLLDNAVRHAASSVAVTVHPGAREVRVDVDNDGPPVPPADRLRVFQRFVRLEPGRAREAGGSGLGLAISAAVVDAHGGTISTGVTPEGWCRFTVVLPVAT from the coding sequence GTGAGCGGAACGACCTCCACCCCGGCGGCCGAAGAGGTCCCGGACGAGGGCGCCCGCCGCGGACTGCTGCGCGTCTGGGGACCCGCTCGCTGGGGCCTGCGCCGCCGCTCGGTGGTGACCGCGGTCGTCGTGGTCGGCGTGGCCCTGCTCGCCGGCTCGGCCGTGCTGCTGGTCCTCCTCCAGGCCGCGCTGGTCTCGACGGTGCGGACCGAGGTGACGAACCGCAGCAGCGACATCGCCGCGCTGGTCCGCAGCGACGGGCTGCGCGCCGCCACGCTCGCGGTGGAGCGGGGCGGCCGGCGGGGGGCGGTCACGCAGCTCGTCGGTGCCGAGGGGCAGGTGCTCGCCACCTCCGACCCCCGCGCGGCCGCGGCACCGGTGTCCTCGCTGCGGCCGACCGACGACCGCACCGTGATCGGTGCGCTGCCCGACCTGCCGCTGCTGGACGACGACGACGACCACCTCGTGGCGGTGCGCCGCGTCGTCAGCGACGGCCAGCCGTACTGGGTGCTGGTCGCCGCCCCCGTCCAGGTCCAGGCCGACACGGTGCGCACGGTCGCGCTCTTCCTGCTCCTGGCCGTCCCGCTGCTCCTGCTCCTCGTGGGCCTCGCCGTCCGCTTCCTCGTCGGCCGCTCCCTGCAGTCGGTGGAGCAGATCCGGCGCCGGGTGGCCGCGGTGGACGCGCAGCACCTCCAGGCCCGGGTGCCGGTGCCGCCCACCGGCGACGAGGTGGCGCTGCTCGCCCAGACGATGAACGCCATGCTCGAGCGGCTGCAGGTCTCCGACGAGGCGCTGCGGGCCTTCCTCTCCGACGCGGGCCACGAGCTGCGGAGCCCGCTGGCCACGCTGGTCGCGGCGCTCGACCTGGCCGCCGACGACCGCGGGACGGTGGATCGGCTCGAGCTGGGGCCGGTGCTGCGCTCGGAGGTGCAGCGGCTGCAGGGCCTCGTCGAGGACCTGCTGACCCTGGCCAAGGCGGACGCGCGCACGCTGCTGCCGACCCTGCGCGACGTGGACCTCGACGACGTCCTGGAGGGGGAGGTGCGCCGGCTGCGCGCCCTGGGCGGGGTGTCAGTCCGGGCCGACCTGCCGCCGGCCCAGGTGCCCGGCGACGCCGGCCGGCTGAGCCAGGTCTTCCGGAACCTGCTCGACAACGCCGTGCGCCACGCCGCCTCGAGCGTCGCGGTCACCGTCCACCCGGGGGCCCGCGAGGTCCGCGTCGACGTCGACAACGACGGCCCGCCGGTCCCGCCCGCGGACCGGCTCCGCGTGTTCCAGCGCTTCGTCCGCCTCGAGCCGGGCCGGGCCCGCGAGGCCGGGGGGAGCGGGCTCGGCCTCGCGATCAGCGCGGCCGTCGTCGACGCGCACGGGGGCACGATCAGCACCGGCGTGACGCCCGAGGGCTGGTGCCGGTTCACGGTCGTGCTCCCCGTCGCCACCTGA
- the rplA gene encoding 50S ribosomal protein L1 produces the protein MKRSKNYNAVAEQVDADKLYGPGEALDFAKANVKAKFDETVDVSMRLGVDPRKADQMVRGTVNLPNGTGKTARVLVFATGDRAQQALDAGADEVGSDDLIAKVAGGYLDFDSVVATPDLMGKVGRLGRVLGPRGLMPNPKTGTVTVDVAKAVTDIKGGKIEFRVDRHANLHFIIGKASFSSEQLQQNYYAALDEVLRLKPSASKGRYLKKITFSTTMGPGIPVDPNRVKADAEQ, from the coding sequence ATGAAGCGCAGCAAGAACTACAACGCCGTCGCCGAGCAGGTCGACGCCGACAAGCTGTACGGCCCGGGCGAGGCCCTCGACTTCGCGAAGGCGAACGTCAAGGCGAAGTTCGACGAGACCGTCGACGTGTCCATGCGCCTCGGGGTCGACCCCCGCAAGGCCGACCAGATGGTCCGCGGCACCGTCAACCTGCCCAACGGCACCGGCAAGACCGCCCGCGTCCTGGTCTTCGCGACCGGTGACCGTGCGCAGCAGGCGCTCGACGCGGGCGCCGACGAGGTCGGCTCGGACGACCTGATCGCCAAGGTCGCCGGCGGCTACCTCGACTTCGACTCCGTCGTCGCCACCCCGGACCTCATGGGCAAGGTCGGTCGTCTCGGCCGCGTCCTCGGCCCGCGCGGCCTGATGCCCAACCCGAAGACCGGCACCGTGACCGTCGACGTGGCCAAGGCCGTGACCGACATCAAGGGCGGCAAGATCGAGTTCCGCGTCGACCGTCACGCCAACCTGCACTTCATCATCGGCAAGGCGTCGTTCTCCAGCGAGCAGCTGCAGCAGAACTACTACGCCGCGCTCGACGAGGTGCTCCGGCTCAAGCCGAGCGCGTCCAAGGGCCGCTACCTCAAGAAGATCACCTTCTCCACGACGATGGGCCCGGGCATCCCGGTCGACCCGAACCGTGTGAAGGCCGACGCGGAGCAGTAG